A single genomic interval of Antarcticibacterium arcticum harbors:
- the pdhA gene encoding pyruvate dehydrogenase (acetyl-transferring) E1 component subunit alpha, whose translation MKKITKATYLKWYEDMLFWRKFEDKLAQVYIQQKVRGFLHLYNGQEAILAGSLHVMDLTKDKMITAYRNHVQPIGMGVDPKRVMAELYGKKTGTSQGLGGSMHIFSKEHRFYGGHGIVGGQIPLGAGLAFADKYFKREAVTLTFFGDGAARQGSLHETLTMAVKWNLPVVFCVENNGYAMGTSVARTAKNTEIWKLGLGYDMPCGPVDAMNPVKVAEAMDEAISRARRGDGPTFLELKTYRYRGHSMSDAQLYRTKDEVAEYQKIDPITQVLDIIKEKKYATDKEIKVIDQRVKDLVAECEKFADESDYPDKNVMYDTVYEQEDYPFLSHKVE comes from the coding sequence ATGAAGAAAATAACCAAAGCCACCTATCTAAAGTGGTACGAGGATATGCTGTTTTGGCGTAAGTTTGAAGATAAACTGGCGCAGGTTTATATTCAGCAAAAAGTCCGTGGATTCCTGCATTTGTATAACGGGCAGGAAGCAATTCTTGCAGGTTCCTTGCACGTGATGGATCTTACTAAGGATAAAATGATCACTGCATACAGGAATCACGTTCAGCCTATAGGAATGGGCGTAGATCCAAAGCGGGTAATGGCCGAGCTTTACGGGAAAAAAACTGGAACATCTCAGGGATTGGGAGGTTCTATGCATATTTTCTCAAAGGAGCATCGCTTTTATGGAGGTCATGGAATTGTGGGAGGTCAGATCCCATTGGGTGCCGGACTTGCATTTGCCGATAAATATTTTAAAAGGGAAGCTGTAACCTTAACCTTTTTTGGGGACGGTGCAGCTCGCCAGGGTTCACTTCATGAAACCCTAACCATGGCAGTTAAATGGAATTTGCCTGTGGTTTTCTGTGTTGAAAATAATGGATATGCGATGGGTACCTCTGTAGCCCGTACAGCAAAGAACACCGAAATATGGAAATTAGGCCTTGGCTATGATATGCCATGTGGGCCTGTAGATGCTATGAATCCTGTGAAAGTTGCCGAGGCAATGGATGAGGCTATTAGCCGCGCAAGAAGAGGAGACGGTCCAACTTTCCTTGAATTGAAAACCTACAGGTATCGTGGACACTCAATGAGTGATGCCCAATTATACCGCACAAAAGACGAAGTAGCAGAATATCAAAAAATAGATCCTATTACTCAGGTACTTGATATTATCAAAGAGAAAAAATATGCCACAGATAAGGAGATAAAGGTAATTGACCAGCGGGTTAAGGATCTTGTTGCCGAATGTGAGAAATTTGCAGATGAATCTGATTACCCGGATAAAAATGTAATGTACGATACTGTTTACGAACAGGAGGATTATCCGTTTTTATCACATAAAGTAGAATAA
- the cdd gene encoding cytidine deaminase, translating into MKSLNITCNLEVYDSCEELPQEIQDLMDRAIDARDKAYAPYSKFKVGAAVLLDNGEVITGSNQENASYPSGLCAERTAIFYAGAMYPEAKFLKIALSAKSLNHRVITPIPPCGSCRQAIAEYEVKQESPIEIYFMGETGKVVKSHSLKELLPLIFDNSYL; encoded by the coding sequence ATGAAATCTTTAAATATTACTTGTAACCTTGAGGTATATGATTCTTGTGAAGAATTGCCTCAGGAGATTCAGGATTTAATGGACCGGGCAATTGATGCCCGGGATAAAGCTTATGCGCCTTATTCTAAATTTAAAGTAGGTGCCGCCGTATTGCTTGACAACGGCGAAGTAATTACAGGAAGTAATCAGGAGAATGCTTCTTACCCTTCCGGGTTATGCGCAGAGCGTACCGCGATATTTTATGCCGGGGCAATGTATCCCGAGGCAAAATTCCTTAAGATCGCACTTTCAGCAAAATCACTAAATCACCGGGTTATTACACCAATTCCTCCCTGTGGTTCATGTAGGCAGGCAATTGCAGAATATGAAGTTAAGCAGGAAAGTCCCATTGAGATCTATTTTATGGGAGAAACAGGTAAGGTGGTAAAGTCACATTCACTAAAGGAATTATTGCCATTAATATTTGATAATTCCTATCTATAA
- a CDS encoding SDR family NAD(P)-dependent oxidoreductase, translating to MKHIVITGTSRGIGLELVKIFSGMGHKVLAISRNFRPLQELNLPGVEVVGCDINRPDDLDQVLIYLQNNAAKVDVLINNAGAILNKGFAETTLEEFRRVYETNVFGVAGLIQLLLPFMEKTGHVVNISSMGGIQGSMKFPGLSAYSSSKGAVITLTEMLAEEYKETGPIFNVLALGAVQTEMLAEAFPGYIAPLKPAEMAEYIANFSLTGHKFFNGKVLQVSNSTP from the coding sequence ATGAAGCATATAGTAATTACAGGCACCAGTAGGGGGATAGGACTTGAATTGGTAAAGATTTTTTCAGGAATGGGCCATAAAGTATTGGCAATTTCCCGAAATTTCAGGCCATTGCAGGAACTCAACCTACCCGGGGTTGAGGTTGTAGGATGCGATATTAACAGACCGGATGACCTGGACCAGGTGCTTATATATCTTCAAAACAATGCAGCCAAAGTAGATGTATTGATAAACAATGCAGGCGCAATTCTTAATAAAGGATTTGCTGAAACCACTCTTGAGGAATTTAGAAGGGTTTATGAAACCAATGTTTTTGGGGTTGCCGGGCTCATCCAGCTGCTGCTTCCATTTATGGAAAAGACAGGACATGTAGTAAATATTAGTAGCATGGGAGGGATACAGGGCAGTATGAAATTTCCGGGTCTTTCAGCATACAGTTCAAGCAAAGGAGCCGTAATCACTCTTACAGAGATGCTTGCTGAAGAATATAAAGAAACCGGCCCAATTTTTAATGTTCTGGCCCTGGGAGCTGTCCAAACCGAAATGCTTGCCGAAGCTTTCCCCGGTTATATTGCACCCTTAAAACCGGCTGAAATGGCAGAATATATTGCAAATTTCAGTTTAACAGGGCATAAATTTTTTAATGGAAAAGTACTCCAGGTTTCCAATAGTACACCCTAA
- a CDS encoding SprT-like domain-containing protein: MNEVLQKYLPSHGVAPVFKMVEEHRIHLKIVNERVTRHGDYRRMPGGVHQITVNANLNKFRFLITLIHEIAHLVAFERFGRNIKPHGREWKFTFQELMLPYIRPEIFPEHLLPLIARHFKDPKASSDTDAHLSVALKKFDPENDKNYIFEVPAGGLFRIYNGRVFKKGQKLRKRYKCLEVSSGKIYLFQPNAQVEFLLG; this comes from the coding sequence ATGAATGAAGTCCTACAGAAATATCTTCCAAGTCATGGAGTGGCGCCGGTTTTTAAAATGGTGGAAGAGCACAGGATTCACCTTAAAATAGTCAATGAACGGGTAACCCGTCATGGTGATTACAGGAGAATGCCGGGAGGTGTTCACCAAATAACCGTTAATGCCAATTTAAATAAATTCAGGTTTCTCATTACGCTTATACATGAAATAGCCCATTTGGTGGCTTTTGAAAGGTTTGGAAGGAATATTAAGCCTCACGGGAGAGAATGGAAATTTACCTTTCAGGAATTAATGCTGCCATATATACGGCCGGAGATCTTCCCGGAACATTTACTTCCCTTGATCGCAAGGCATTTCAAAGATCCTAAAGCGAGCAGTGATACAGATGCTCACCTTTCAGTAGCTTTAAAGAAATTTGATCCTGAGAATGATAAAAACTATATTTTTGAGGTACCTGCGGGTGGCCTTTTTAGAATATATAATGGCAGGGTTTTTAAAAAAGGACAAAAACTAAGGAAAAGGTATAAATGTCTGGAAGTATCCAGCGGTAAAATATATCTTTTTCAACCTAACGCCCAGGTGGAATTCCTGCTGGGTTAA
- the porV gene encoding type IX secretion system outer membrane channel protein PorV, whose product MKKITILVLGLALLSNLQVFSQEERDRVITTAVPFLLIAADARAAGMGDQGVATSADAFSQQWNPAKYAFITSQQGVGVSYTPYLSNIVNDIFLGNLTYFNRLDDRSAVAASLRFFSLGSIETQMGFEDMPLILSPNEMTLDLSYALRLSDNFSMAVAGRYLRSDLKLAVNNEDATAASTFGVDVAAYYQSQSLVFANFDGRFRGGANISNIGPKIKYDEVGQENFIPTNLKLGGGFDFIFDADNKLGTYLEFNKLLVPTPQDFNGDGTIDRADEEEYNNIGAIQGIFKSFNDAPGGFGEEMREVTWALGAEYVFREAFALRTGYFNESESKGSRKFFAIGAGFKYAPVVIDISYLFSTSKVVSPLEGTLRFGLTFNFGDSYVEN is encoded by the coding sequence ATGAAAAAAATTACAATTCTGGTTCTTGGATTGGCCTTATTATCAAACTTACAGGTTTTCTCCCAGGAGGAAAGGGACCGGGTTATAACTACAGCCGTTCCATTCCTTTTAATTGCTGCCGATGCAAGGGCCGCCGGTATGGGTGATCAGGGTGTGGCAACTTCTGCCGATGCTTTTTCACAGCAATGGAATCCTGCCAAATATGCCTTTATTACCAGCCAGCAGGGAGTGGGGGTTTCTTATACTCCTTATTTAAGCAATATTGTTAACGATATTTTCCTTGGGAATCTTACCTATTTTAACCGGCTGGATGATCGTAGTGCCGTTGCGGCCAGTTTAAGGTTTTTTAGCCTTGGATCAATTGAAACCCAAATGGGGTTTGAGGATATGCCTTTGATTCTTAGTCCTAATGAAATGACGCTGGATCTTTCCTACGCTCTGCGTTTGAGTGATAATTTTTCTATGGCAGTAGCAGGTAGGTATCTAAGATCAGACCTGAAGCTTGCTGTTAATAATGAAGATGCCACTGCGGCTTCCACCTTTGGGGTAGACGTGGCTGCTTATTACCAAAGCCAATCTCTGGTATTTGCCAATTTTGACGGAAGATTCCGCGGAGGGGCAAATATTTCCAATATAGGGCCTAAGATCAAATATGATGAGGTAGGCCAGGAAAATTTTATTCCAACCAACCTGAAATTAGGTGGCGGCTTTGATTTTATTTTTGATGCAGATAATAAACTTGGAACTTATCTTGAATTTAATAAATTACTTGTACCCACTCCACAGGATTTTAACGGGGATGGTACAATTGACAGGGCAGATGAAGAAGAGTATAATAATATAGGAGCAATTCAAGGGATCTTTAAATCCTTTAATGATGCTCCGGGAGGATTTGGAGAGGAAATGCGGGAGGTTACCTGGGCTCTGGGAGCAGAATATGTTTTTAGAGAGGCCTTTGCCTTAAGAACAGGTTATTTCAATGAAAGTGAGTCCAAAGGTTCAAGAAAATTCTTTGCGATAGGTGCCGGGTTCAAATACGCACCAGTTGTAATTGATATTTCATATTTATTTTCCACATCCAAGGTAGTTAGCCCCCTGGAAGGGACTCTTCGTTTTGGGCTTACCTTTAACTTCGGGGATTCTTATGTCGAAAATTAA
- a CDS encoding UDP-N-acetylmuramoyl-tripeptide--D-alanyl-D-alanine ligase, which translates to MKIEQLHQLFLQSKGITTDTRSVKTNQLFFALKGDNFNGNTFAWQAIKKSAGYAIIDEVKYAQNDRYIVVGNVLETLQQLARFHRKYLNIPILAITGSNGKTTTKELIHAVLRKKFDTAATTGNLNNHIGVPLTLLSMKRTTDFGIVEMGANHAGEIKHLCEIALPNYGYITNFGKAHLEGFGSIEGVIKAKSEMYDHIKAHKGVIFLNADDPVQVAQSSYEHSFTFGTGKNVDVKAEYLYDSQTAQVSIDNHLYKSTLTGSYNSVNIAAAICIGKYFKVNENSISQAIGSYIPTNNRSQIIKVGGLTLLMDAYNANPTSMKAALESFSKNPAKDKIVILGDMFELGSASAEEHQQIVLTLEKMDLAKIYLVGSNFFKTHSHKSNIETYETFTDLSEALKHQKPTQGYILIKGSRGMALERVLDVLREKN; encoded by the coding sequence ATGAAAATTGAGCAATTACATCAACTGTTCCTTCAAAGCAAAGGAATAACTACAGACACACGCAGCGTCAAAACTAACCAGTTATTCTTTGCCCTGAAAGGGGATAATTTTAACGGCAATACCTTTGCGTGGCAAGCTATTAAAAAAAGTGCCGGGTATGCGATAATAGATGAGGTAAAATACGCTCAGAACGACCGGTATATAGTTGTAGGAAATGTCCTGGAAACCCTGCAGCAACTGGCCCGCTTCCATCGCAAGTATCTTAATATCCCCATATTGGCCATCACCGGTAGTAATGGTAAGACAACCACCAAAGAACTTATCCATGCAGTGCTTAGAAAAAAATTTGATACCGCCGCGACCACAGGAAATCTAAATAATCATATTGGAGTGCCATTGACATTATTGTCAATGAAAAGAACTACAGATTTTGGCATTGTCGAAATGGGTGCTAACCATGCCGGAGAAATAAAGCATTTGTGTGAAATTGCTTTGCCCAATTATGGCTACATCACCAATTTTGGAAAAGCTCATTTGGAAGGCTTTGGCAGCATAGAAGGGGTTATTAAAGCCAAAAGCGAAATGTATGATCATATAAAAGCACACAAGGGGGTGATCTTTTTAAATGCAGACGATCCCGTTCAGGTTGCCCAAAGTTCATATGAACATTCCTTTACCTTCGGTACCGGGAAAAATGTTGATGTAAAGGCAGAATATTTATATGATTCCCAAACTGCGCAGGTGAGCATAGATAACCATCTTTATAAAAGCACCCTTACCGGCAGCTATAATTCTGTGAATATAGCTGCAGCCATTTGTATTGGCAAATATTTTAAGGTAAATGAGAATTCGATCTCCCAGGCTATAGGTTCCTACATACCAACCAATAACAGATCGCAGATCATTAAAGTTGGCGGGCTTACATTGTTAATGGACGCCTATAATGCCAATCCTACCAGTATGAAAGCTGCTCTCGAAAGTTTTAGCAAAAATCCGGCTAAAGACAAGATAGTTATTTTAGGAGATATGTTTGAATTGGGGAGTGCTTCTGCAGAAGAGCACCAACAAATAGTTTTAACCCTGGAAAAAATGGATCTGGCGAAAATCTACCTTGTTGGTAGCAATTTTTTTAAGACCCATTCTCACAAATCCAATATTGAAACATATGAAACCTTCACAGACCTCTCTGAAGCATTAAAGCACCAGAAACCTACACAAGGTTACATATTGATAAAAGGCTCTCGTGGAATGGCCCTGGAGAGAGTTTTGGATGTGCTTAGGGAAAAGAATTAA
- the gldJ gene encoding gliding motility lipoprotein GldJ: MRTNVAFKTFFTIAIGVSLLSCNSNNKYKNNSRATGWDINSKDGGFQYNTDFKEQETGPGLVFVEGGTYTMGRVQDDVMHDWNNTPTQQHVQSFYMDETEVTNMMYMEYLDWLKSIFPPSQENYKHIYNGAVPDTLVWRNRLGFNETMVNNYLRHPAYANYPVVGVSWIQAAEFSKWRTNRVNELMLEKKGYTKEGARYNDVSAEATFDTETYLNAPTQTYGGSDEITRGGKNADKLGTQATDGGEAKNIYVQRKDGVLLPEYRLPTEAEWEYAALGMVGIREYNTYRGRKKYPWDGQYTRSGDTKRQGDQLANFKQGAGDYGGIAGWSDDGADITAEVKSYEPNDFGLYDMAGNVAEWVADVYRPIVDDEFNDFNYYRGNVYTKNEINEDGTVKIVSPNEVVYDTLSNGRIVARALPGQIAQVPIDETDTYLRTNYDDSDQRNFRDGDKRSSRYFEPFNEISTSSQRMYNSPQFTTEADSMGVIKPKHDDSKRTTLVSDEVRVYKGGSWRDRAYWLDPAQRRYFPQDMATDYIGFRNAMSRVGSKSQAKNKTARN; this comes from the coding sequence ATGAGGACCAATGTAGCCTTTAAAACATTTTTTACTATCGCCATAGGCGTTAGTCTTTTAAGTTGTAACTCCAATAATAAATACAAGAATAATTCCCGGGCTACAGGTTGGGACATTAATTCAAAAGATGGAGGTTTTCAATATAATACCGACTTTAAAGAGCAGGAAACCGGCCCCGGTTTAGTATTTGTTGAAGGCGGCACCTACACTATGGGAAGGGTTCAGGATGATGTAATGCATGACTGGAACAATACCCCTACTCAACAACACGTGCAGTCCTTTTATATGGACGAGACCGAGGTGACAAACATGATGTACATGGAGTACCTGGATTGGTTAAAGAGCATATTCCCTCCATCTCAGGAAAATTATAAACATATATATAATGGAGCAGTGCCGGATACTCTTGTTTGGAGAAACCGTTTAGGTTTCAATGAAACAATGGTAAACAACTACCTGCGCCACCCTGCATATGCAAATTATCCGGTTGTAGGTGTAAGCTGGATCCAGGCTGCCGAGTTCAGCAAATGGAGAACCAACCGCGTGAATGAACTAATGCTGGAGAAAAAGGGCTACACCAAAGAAGGAGCACGTTACAACGATGTTTCTGCCGAAGCTACTTTTGATACCGAAACTTATTTGAATGCGCCTACTCAAACTTACGGAGGAAGCGATGAAATTACCCGTGGAGGTAAGAATGCGGACAAACTGGGAACTCAGGCTACCGATGGTGGAGAGGCTAAGAACATTTATGTTCAAAGAAAAGACGGAGTGTTGTTACCGGAATACAGACTTCCCACCGAAGCCGAATGGGAATATGCAGCTTTAGGAATGGTTGGTATACGTGAATACAATACGTACCGAGGAAGAAAAAAATACCCTTGGGATGGTCAATATACCAGATCTGGTGATACTAAAAGACAAGGCGATCAATTGGCTAACTTCAAGCAGGGAGCCGGAGATTACGGTGGAATTGCAGGCTGGAGTGATGATGGTGCAGATATTACTGCCGAGGTGAAATCTTATGAGCCCAACGATTTTGGCCTTTATGATATGGCCGGAAACGTAGCTGAGTGGGTTGCCGATGTTTATCGTCCTATTGTAGATGATGAGTTTAATGACTTTAACTATTACCGTGGTAACGTATATACCAAAAATGAGATCAATGAAGATGGAACGGTAAAAATAGTTTCTCCAAATGAAGTTGTATATGACACATTAAGTAATGGCCGTATAGTTGCCCGTGCGCTTCCAGGTCAAATAGCCCAGGTGCCTATTGACGAAACAGACACTTATTTGAGAACTAACTATGATGATAGTGACCAAAGAAACTTCAGAGATGGAGATAAGCGGTCTTCAAGATATTTTGAACCTTTCAACGAGATCTCAACATCATCTCAAAGAATGTATAACTCCCCGCAATTTACTACCGAAGCAGATAGTATGGGAGTTATAAAACCAAAGCACGATGATTCCAAGAGAACCACTCTTGTAAGCGATGAAGTAAGAGTCTATAAAGGAGGCTCCTGGAGAGACAGAGCTTATTGGCTGGATCCGGCTCAAAGAAGATATTTTCCACAGGATATGGCCACTGATTATATTGGGTTTAGAAATGCAATGTCCCGCGTGGGATCAAAATCACAGGCCAAAAATAAAACAGCAAGAAATTAA
- a CDS encoding M20/M25/M40 family metallo-hydrolase has protein sequence MRKNIYKTGLFTALIAISSCNLTQNSTEEKTVIKEISTSVESAKVSEASVKSSMEYLASNELRGRETGTEGIEKAAVYIEEKFNEAGLKPYFKTYRDSFEVRGLNGYNVVGFLEGNDPELKKEFVILGAHYDHVGFEKKVDGDSIANGANDNAAGTVAVLELAKHFGAAKNNKRSMLFILFSAEEMGLQGAKHISSRLKSEGLDLYSLVNFEMIGVPMTNNDYLAYLTGYENSNMADKFNEYANSKVLGFLPQAKEYSLFQRSDNYPFYLEFQVPSQTISTFDFTNYKYYHHVSDEASRMNYPHMVNLIEKVIPGISGIVNSAGREIKMNE, from the coding sequence ATGAGAAAAAACATCTACAAAACAGGGTTGTTCACTGCATTAATTGCCATTTCTTCCTGTAATCTTACCCAGAATTCTACTGAGGAAAAAACGGTTATCAAGGAAATTTCTACCTCCGTTGAAAGTGCAAAGGTCTCTGAAGCTTCGGTTAAAAGCAGCATGGAATATCTTGCCTCCAATGAGTTGCGGGGGCGGGAAACAGGAACAGAAGGAATAGAAAAAGCCGCTGTTTATATTGAAGAAAAGTTCAATGAGGCAGGCTTAAAGCCCTATTTTAAAACCTACCGGGATTCTTTTGAAGTTCGGGGGTTAAATGGCTATAACGTGGTAGGATTTCTTGAAGGTAATGACCCTGAATTGAAAAAGGAATTTGTGATCCTGGGAGCTCACTATGATCATGTAGGCTTTGAAAAAAAGGTGGATGGAGATTCCATTGCCAATGGAGCCAATGATAATGCTGCAGGAACTGTGGCAGTTCTGGAATTGGCCAAACATTTTGGAGCAGCCAAAAACAATAAGCGAAGTATGCTTTTTATCCTGTTCTCTGCTGAAGAAATGGGGCTGCAAGGTGCAAAGCATATTTCTTCGCGTCTAAAAAGTGAAGGCCTGGACTTGTATAGCCTTGTGAATTTTGAAATGATAGGAGTGCCAATGACCAACAATGACTACCTGGCCTATCTTACCGGTTATGAGAATTCCAATATGGCCGATAAGTTTAATGAATATGCCAATTCTAAAGTTCTGGGGTTTTTACCGCAGGCCAAAGAATACAGTTTGTTTCAGCGCAGCGATAATTATCCTTTTTACCTGGAATTCCAGGTTCCGTCCCAAACCATAAGCACCTTTGATTTTACGAATTATAAGTATTACCACCATGTATCAGATGAAGCTAGCAGGATGAATTATCCGCATATGGTAAATCTTATTGAAAAAGTGATCCCGGGAATATCCGGAATTGTGAATTCGGCTGGCAGGGAAATAAAAATGAATGAATAA
- a CDS encoding mannose-1-phosphate guanylyltransferase — protein sequence MNSLNENYYAVIMAGGVGSRFWPVSTAEHPKQFQDMMGVGETLLQLTYNRLTSMVMRENILILTNENYKGIVLEQLPKLKEEQVILEPVMRNTAPCILLAALKIRKQNPNAVMLVAPSDHWIKDREAFKKDIESAFESASQEDILVTLGIQPDFPNTGYGYIRFENNTGKGKDAIGLHKVEKFTEKPTLRNARKYLEEGNYLWNAGIFIWKASGIVNSFEQLSPEMYSLFESGKEKFNEKGEKKFITEVFPKAQNISIDYAILEKADNVYVIPASFDWDDLGTWGALYSKLAKDPQKNAVVNAHLMPLETKGNIIYTHNNKVVIIDGLEDYIVVDDKNVLLIVPKEKEQEIKEMRAAAMEKYGENLG from the coding sequence ATGAATAGCCTTAATGAAAATTATTATGCGGTTATAATGGCCGGGGGAGTAGGTTCAAGATTTTGGCCCGTAAGTACTGCTGAACATCCCAAACAATTTCAGGATATGATGGGAGTAGGTGAGACATTATTACAACTTACTTACAATAGGTTAACTTCTATGGTTATGCGTGAGAATATTTTAATTCTTACCAACGAGAATTATAAAGGTATCGTCCTGGAGCAACTTCCTAAGCTTAAAGAGGAACAGGTGATCCTGGAACCGGTTATGCGCAATACTGCCCCCTGTATCTTGCTGGCGGCTTTAAAAATAAGGAAACAGAACCCTAACGCTGTTATGTTGGTGGCACCCAGCGATCACTGGATAAAGGACAGGGAGGCTTTTAAAAAGGATATTGAAAGCGCATTTGAATCTGCGTCACAGGAGGATATTCTGGTTACCCTTGGCATTCAGCCCGATTTCCCAAATACGGGTTATGGATACATTAGATTTGAGAATAATACCGGAAAAGGTAAGGATGCCATAGGATTGCACAAGGTGGAAAAGTTCACGGAGAAACCAACACTGCGAAACGCAAGAAAATATCTGGAAGAAGGGAATTATCTCTGGAATGCCGGTATATTTATTTGGAAAGCTTCCGGTATTGTTAATTCTTTTGAGCAACTATCCCCGGAAATGTACTCGCTTTTTGAAAGCGGAAAGGAAAAATTTAATGAGAAGGGAGAGAAAAAATTTATAACCGAGGTTTTCCCGAAGGCACAAAACATTTCAATAGATTATGCAATTCTTGAAAAAGCTGATAACGTATATGTAATTCCAGCCTCTTTTGATTGGGATGACCTGGGTACCTGGGGTGCGCTATATAGTAAACTAGCCAAGGATCCTCAAAAAAATGCGGTCGTAAATGCGCACTTAATGCCACTCGAAACCAAAGGAAATATTATCTATACCCATAATAATAAAGTGGTGATCATTGATGGGCTTGAAGATTATATTGTGGTTGATGATAAAAATGTTTTGCTCATTGTGCCCAAAGAAAAAGAACAGGAGATAAAAGAAATGAGAGCTGCGGCCATGGAAAAATATGGTGAAAATCTGGGATAA
- a CDS encoding pyruvate dehydrogenase complex dihydrolipoamide acetyltransferase, which translates to MAEVINMPRLSDTMEEGVVAKWLKKVGDKVEIGDMLAEIETDKATMEFESFNEGVLLHIGIEEGETAPVDTLLAIIGEEGEDISGLLGGDKKSPEKEEKKSSEDKASEKSVDQDEASEEKEESSAEKENGSGDVPEGVEVITMPRLSDTMVEGTVAKWLKKEGDKVEEGDILAEIETDKATMEFESFYEGTLLKIGIEEGETAKVDSLLAIIGPEGTDVSGIGGGASSKPKAAKKEEAVEEQSKETSTPAATADGARIFVSPLAKKMAEDKGIDLSQVKGSGENGRIVKKDIETFKPSEKPKAAQAETSEAAPVKPYVPAGEEEFEEIKNSQMRKTIAKRLGESKFTAPHYYLTIEVNMEIAMASRLQINEMPDTKVSFNDMVIKASAMALKKHPRVNSQWTGDATRIAKHIHMGVAVAVEDGLVVPVLKYADQMSMTQIGAQVKDLAGKARSKKLQPQEMEGSTFTVSNLGMFGITEFTSIINQPNSAILSVGAIVEKPVVKNGQVVVGNTMKVTLACDHRTVDGATGAAFLQTLKMYLENPVTMLA; encoded by the coding sequence ATGGCTGAAGTAATCAATATGCCGCGGTTGAGCGACACAATGGAAGAAGGAGTTGTTGCAAAATGGCTTAAAAAAGTTGGGGACAAGGTTGAAATAGGCGATATGCTTGCTGAAATTGAAACCGATAAAGCTACGATGGAATTTGAATCTTTTAACGAGGGTGTTTTACTTCATATAGGTATTGAAGAGGGTGAAACCGCTCCCGTAGATACACTGCTTGCCATAATAGGAGAAGAAGGCGAAGATATTTCGGGATTATTGGGAGGGGATAAAAAATCTCCAGAAAAAGAGGAAAAGAAATCTTCTGAAGATAAAGCTTCTGAAAAATCTGTAGATCAAGATGAGGCTTCTGAAGAAAAGGAAGAATCTTCCGCAGAAAAAGAAAATGGATCTGGTGATGTTCCTGAAGGTGTTGAGGTGATCACTATGCCAAGGCTTAGTGATACGATGGTAGAAGGAACTGTGGCCAAATGGTTGAAAAAAGAAGGCGATAAGGTGGAGGAAGGCGATATACTTGCCGAAATTGAAACCGATAAAGCCACTATGGAATTCGAATCTTTCTACGAAGGAACGCTTTTAAAAATTGGTATAGAAGAAGGGGAAACAGCAAAAGTTGACAGCCTTCTTGCAATCATAGGGCCTGAAGGGACTGATGTTTCCGGAATAGGTGGAGGTGCTTCCTCAAAACCAAAGGCTGCCAAAAAAGAAGAAGCTGTAGAGGAACAGTCTAAGGAAACTTCAACTCCCGCTGCTACAGCAGATGGCGCGAGGATTTTTGTCTCTCCGCTTGCTAAAAAAATGGCAGAGGATAAAGGAATTGACCTTAGCCAGGTAAAAGGTTCTGGTGAAAATGGCAGGATAGTAAAAAAGGATATTGAGACCTTTAAACCTTCAGAAAAACCAAAAGCAGCCCAGGCTGAAACTTCAGAAGCTGCTCCTGTTAAACCATATGTTCCTGCCGGGGAAGAGGAATTTGAAGAAATTAAGAATTCCCAAATGCGTAAGACAATTGCGAAACGCCTGGGAGAATCAAAATTCACAGCTCCGCACTATTATCTTACCATAGAGGTGAATATGGAGATCGCTATGGCTTCAAGGTTGCAGATAAATGAAATGCCGGATACCAAAGTATCTTTTAATGATATGGTAATAAAGGCTTCTGCAATGGCGCTTAAAAAACACCCAAGAGTGAATTCCCAGTGGACTGGCGATGCTACCAGAATTGCAAAACACATTCATATGGGAGTTGCGGTGGCAGTAGAAGATGGCCTTGTAGTTCCTGTATTAAAATATGCAGATCAAATGTCTATGACCCAAATTGGGGCCCAGGTAAAAGATCTTGCAGGAAAGGCGCGATCTAAAAAGTTGCAGCCTCAGGAAATGGAAGGCAGCACTTTTACAGTTTCTAATTTAGGAATGTTTGGGATCACTGAATTTACAAGTATTATAAATCAGCCCAATTCTGCGATACTTTCAGTAGGAGCTATCGTTGAAAAACCCGTTGTTAAAAACGGGCAGGTTGTTGTAGGAAATACTATGAAAGTAACCCTGGCCTGTGATCACAGAACTGTAGACGGAGCTACCGGAGCAGCGTTTTTACAAACCTTGAAAATGTATCTGGAAAATCCGGTAACCATGCTGGCATAA